A window of Cytobacillus sp. FSL H8-0458 genomic DNA:
ATGGCCTGATCAACATTGGCAATCGGCGGACGAATCAGCTCATTTTTCCGTTCCTTTACTTCTAAGATGTATCCTTCTGTATTACTTTCTGCCTGAAACACTACTTCATCACCGACAAGCGGTGTAACTTTATTTTTCCTGAAAACTCCGCGTCCGCGGCACTGAATGGTTTCATTTCCGCTTAATACATAATAAAACCCTGCTAAGGCTTTAATAATTTTGCCCTCAGGCATAGCAACACTCCTTGCTTATGATTCTTCATCAGGATAAGGTATTTCCTTTTCCTCAAAAACCTGGCCATCCCGCAGAACCTTATAAGTGGCATTCTGTCCGGGAGCTATTGTCAGATCAATTGGTATTACCACATCTTCATATATCAGCTCTGTATGCATTGGTTCAGAACCTGTATTATTCATATCCTTAATGAAAATCTGAACTTCATTCGGCTCACCTTCTGCGGCAGGCTCATATGGAACGCTGATCTCAATATTTTCAGTCTTTGGAAGGAGTTCTTTTTTTCCTTTTGAAAGAACTACTGTCACCTTCTGTCCCCTTGTCAGATTTGTGCCTGCTGCCGGGTCCTGTTTGATGACCAGCCCTTCAGGGACTTCCTCATGGTACTCTTCTTCCCCATATTCTACTTTCAATCCGGAGGATTCTTCGTACTCCTGCAGACCCTTTTCGTTATAGCCGCGTAAATCTTTTAATGCTATTGGCGCCGGTCCTTTGCTCACAGTGAAAATCAATTCTGTATCCTCTGGAACGACAAGGTCGCCTTCTGATAAGTTTTGATCCAGAATGGTCCCAGCCGGCTCACTATCATCGGTTTCTTCGTTTTTTTCAATGCTTTTAAAATTTTTGCTTTCAAGCAGGCGGACAACATCATCATATTGCCTGCCCTGGTAATCTGCTAATTCAAATTTTTCTTTGCCTGAGCTTTCATAGATATCAATGGAGGTTCCCTCTTTGACAGTTCTGCCTGCTTTCGGATCTGTTTTAACTACCAGGCCTTCTTCAACTTCAGGATCACTGATCGGCTTTGTATCCCTAACCGTAAAACCTGCGGCAATCAGCTCTGCTACTGCATCTTCCACCTCTTTGCCGGATACATCCGGAACCTGAACATCCTTTGGCTCCATCAGATCAGGAAAAACAGTTATGGCCAGGATCCCTGTCACAATCAGAAATAAAAAGACTGATACCAGGATTATCGGCCATTTCTTTTTCTTCTTTTTTTCTTTTTTCTTCTTTTCAGGGAGAGGCTTTGCCACAGGCTGAGTATCTCCCTTGGGATCCTTTGCATGCACAAGGGTTTCGTCCATACTTTGATATGGGCGGTCATCTGTAATAACAGGTATAGCTTTTGTAGCATCATCGTCAATTGGCACTATGAACTTTTTTTCATGCAGTCTTTCGGGCTCAAGAGCTGTTCTGATATCTTCTTCCATTTCTTCAACGGTATCATACCTGTGAAAAGGATCTTTAGCGGTCGCTTTTAAAACGATATTTTCAACACTTTGCGGTATGGATGGATTCCATCTCTTCAGGGAAGGTGTCTCAGATTGCAGGTGTTTGAGTGCTATTGATACCGCAGATTCACCCGAAAAAGGAAGCCTGCCTGTCAGCAGCTCAAACATAACAATGCCAAGGGAATAGATATCAGACTTTCTGTTGGCCATTCCCCCTCTGGCCTGTTCAGGAGATAGATAATGAACAGAGCCTAACACTGAATTGGTCTGGGTTATGCTGGTAGCGCTTAATGCCATGGCAATTCCAAAATCAGTAATCTTAACATTACCATGCCTGTCTATCAAAATATTATGCGGTTTTATATCCCGGTGTATGATATGGTTCTGATGTGCATGAGATATGGCTGAGGTCAGCTGTTTCAAAATTTCCAGGGCATCATCTATGCGAATAGGGCTGTTTTGCTGTATGTATTGCTTTAACGTTTGTCCATCTACATATTCCATTACAATATAATAGATTGTATCCTCCTCGCCAACATCATAGATATTGACGATATTCGGGTGTGCTAAGCTGGTAGCAGACTGGGCTTCACGATGAAAACGGCGGATAAATTCTTCATCTTCGGCAAAGTCCATCCGAAGCACTTTCACGGCTACATCACGATCAAGAATCATATCATGGGCCAGGTAGACATTCGCCATGCCTCCTCCGCCAATCATATCAATAATCTTATAGCGGCCGCTTAATCTTTTTCCCTTAATCATCACTTATCATCCCGCTCTCATTGCTTTCATAATACTCAGCAATCACGAGCGTAATATTGTCTTCGCCGCCATTATCATTGGCCTTTTCAATCAGCACTGAGGCTTTGTCTTCCAGTGTACCTCCGTTTTTGAGGATTTCACTCATTTCAGCCACAGCTACCTTGTTGGACAATCCGTCAGAGCATAATAATAATAAGTCGCCTTCTTCAAATGTAATAGTTTTAACATCCATCTCAACAGCTGCTTCAGTTCCCAATGCTCTCAGCAGCACATTTTTTCTTGGATGATGCTCGGCATCTTCCTTTGTAATCTGCCCTGATCTTACAAGTTCATTTACCAGGGAATGGTCTTCCGTCAGCTGCTGAAAACCTGATTCATTTAAAATATAACATCTGCTGTCGCCGATATTCGCAATAGTCGCAAAACGGTCGGTACATATGGCAGCAACAACAGTAGTGCCCATACCTTCGCATTGTTCATTCACTTTTGAATGTTCATAAAGGATGGTGTTGACCTCTGCAATATGCTTCTGCAGCCACCCTTCAGCCTCATCGGCAGTCTGAAAGTCATCTGTCTGATCCCAGAATCCTTTTAAACTTGTTAAAGTCATTTCGCTTGCCACATCGCCAGCACGGTGGCCGCCCATGCCATCTGCTACGATGGCAAGGCGCTGGCCGCTGCTGTTCACATAGATGCCGCCATTATCTTCATTATGCTGCCTGACTTTGCCTCTATCTGTCATGAAAACAGCTTTCATTCTGTCACCTCGTCTCCTCTTTTCGCTCCTTTGCACGAAGTTGTCCGCATGCTGCATCTATATCGTGACCGTGCTCCCTGCGAATGGTTACATTAATGCCGTGATTCTTCAGTGTCTTTTCAAAAGCAAAAATTTGATCCTTGGGTGTTCTTACATAATCCCGTTCAGGCACATAGTTTACTGGAATCAGGTTAACATGGCACTTTACATTTTTTATTAACTTTGCCAGCTCTTCAGCATGTTCCACCTGATCATTTACTCCTCCGAATAAGCCATATTCAAAGCTTACACGTCTGCCTGTCTTATTTATATAATACCTGATTGAATCCATAAGGTCCGGCAGCTTATATGCTCTATTTATCGGCATCAGGCGGCTCCTGATCTCGGTGTTTGGAGCATGTAAGGAAATTGCGAAATTAATCTGCATATTTTCATCTGCAAATTTATAAATTTTCGGGATGATTCCGCTTGTCGAAACAGTGATATGGCGTGCGCCGATATTCAGCCCTTTATCATGGTTGATAATTTTAAGGAATGAGAGCATGCTGTCATAATTATCAAAAGGTTCACCGATCCCCATAATGACAACTGAGCTGACCCGTTCATCAGTTTCATCAAGTGCCTGTTGTACTTTTACGACCTGAGCAACGATTTCTCCTGCTTCAAGATTACGTTTTAATCCGCCTAATGTGGAGGCACAGAATGTACATCCGATTCGGCAGCCCACCTGAGTGGTTACACATACTGAATTCCCATAGTCATGCCTCATCAGTACAGTTTCAATCGAATAGCCATCATGAAGTTCAAATAAGAATTTTATTGTCCCATCAGCTGACTCCTGCTGGATGATCGTTTTAAGGGTTGTCAGCGAAAAACTTGCTGATAGCGTATCCCGCAGCCCTTTTGACAGATTCGTCATATCCTCAAAAGAGGTAACTCTCTTTGTGTAAAGCCAATCAAATATTTGCTCAGCCCTGAAGGCTTTCTCATTATTTTCTTTAAGCCATTCCTTCAGCTCATGAAGCTGTAAAGTATAAATGGATGGTTTTTGTTCTGCTGCTGTAATTTTCTCTGCTGCTTTTTGTTCCATTTATTGCACCTTCTTTCTCAGACAGGCAATATAAAACCCGTCCGAACCAATATCCTGCGGTAAAATCTGCAGTTCAAAGCCATCTATTAATGGAGCAATCGCATAAGGCATCCGCTCCTGAACAGATAGATCTCCTTCAAATTCCGCATTGTCCTCTAAAAACGCGTGAACAACATGCTGATTTTCTTCTTTGTCCACTGTACACGTACTATAAACAAGAATACCACCTTTTTTCAGTAAAGGTGAAACGGCATCCAATAGACTCCTCTGAATCTTATGGAGGTGATATAAATCTTCTTCTTTTTTGGTGTATTTCATATCAGGCTTTCTTCTCATAACTCCAAGACCTGAACATGGAGCATCCAATAATATGCGGTCAAAGGATTCTTTTTCATAATGCTCCTGGACTTTTCTGCTGTCAAGGGCGTTTGTCTTAATATTTGTCAGTCCCAGTCTATCGGCATTATCATTTATCAGCCTTACTTTATGCTCGTGAAGGTCCAATGAAATGACCTGACCGGTATTTTGCAGTTTTTCTGCTATATGTGTCGTTTTTCCTCCCGGAGCTGCACAGGCATCAAGGATCTTCTCATTGGGATTTCCTCCAATGGCATAAGCAGCAAGCATGGAGCTTTCATCCTGAATAGTAATCAGCCCATCTTTGAAGACACGGGAATTGGCCAGATTGCCTCTTAAACATTTAATGGCAGCTGGAATAAACGGACTTGGCTCCACTTCAAATCCCTCTTCCTGAAGAAGTGACAGGCACTCCTCCCTTGAAGCCTTTACTTCATTTACCCTTGCCGTCTGCAGCGGGGCAGTTAAGTTTATTTCACACATTTTCTTTGTTTCTTCAAATCCAAGCTGATCGTCCCATCTTTTTACAAGCCATTCGGGATGGCTGGTCTCAATGGAGAGGCGCTTCACCCTGTCCTCAATTTGTTCGGGATCCGGAAGCCCCTTCCTCTGAATGTTTCTCAGCACACCGTTGACCATGCCGGAAATTCCTTTATGCCCTCTTCGCTTTGCTATTTCTACTGCCTCGTAAATGACTGCCCGGTCAGGAATTTTATCAAGATAAACCATCTGATACAGTGTCAGCCTCAAGAGCTGATTTACCCAGCTTTCGATTTTTTTATTGCCTGCCAAAAAGGGCTTCAGGTAAAAATCGAGTGTCATCCGGCGCTGAAGGGTACCATATGTCAGTTCAGTAAGCAGCCCAATGTCCTTCTGGTCAATTTCATTCTTTTTTATGGCGTTATTCAGTAAAAGATTGCTGTAGGACTGATTTTTTTCAATCGACTCAAGAAGCTCCATTGCCGTTTCTCTAACATTTTTTGTCTGTAGTTTTTTCATTCGATGTCTCCCAGACGGCCGCCGGCAGTGAGATTGGACCCAGCACCTCTTAAAAATTGTTCTGCTGGCATCTTTTTCTTTCCTGAAGGCTGCAGTTCAGTTATTTTAACGGCTGTATCATTCCCTGCTGCCACAACGATCCCGTCTTCCTCAAGCCTGATGATTGTTCCCGGTTCTTCACTTTTAGCTTGTTTGACTTTCTTTGAATTCCAGATTTTAACCACTTTGCCATCAAATGTTGTATAAGCAACCGGCCATGGGTTTAACCCTCTAATGTGATTATAGATTTCTTCTCCGGTTTTGCTCCAGTCGATTTTTTCCTGTTCTCTTTTAATGTTATAAGCAAAAGTGGCTTCTTCTTCATTTTGCCTGATGGGATTCAGTTCACCATTCAGCAGTTTCGGCAGAGTTTCAGACAATAGCTTGGATCCTGCCTCGCTAAGTTTATCGTGAAGAGTGCCAACTGTATCTGTTTCAGTAATCGGCACCTCAACTTGTGTTAGTATATCGCCGGCATCCAGCTTTTCAGCCATATACATAATGGTGATTCCTGTTTTTTCTTTCCCCTGAAGAATGGAGTAATGAATGGGTGCACCTCCACGCAATTCCGGAAGCAATGATGCATGTACATTTATACAGCCAAACATAGGCGCATCCAGAAGCTCCTTGGGCAAAATTTGACCAAACGCCGCTGTGACAACAAGGTCAGGCTTAAGAGCAAGAACTTTCTCCAGCTCTTCCGGCTGGCGGATTTTTTCAGGCTGATACACAGGAATGCCCTGTTTTTCAGCTTCGACTTTTACAGGAGGGGGAGTAAGGACCTTTTTCCTTCCAACCGGCCTGTCAGGCTGAGTAACCACTCCGATTACTTCATATCCGTCCTCTATTATTTGCTTTAGTACCGGCACTGAAAAATCGGGTGTGCCCATAAAAACGATTTTTGTCATTCAGCTTCCAATCCTTCCAACTCTTCTTCATTCAAGTATCTTGTTACTTTTGAGGTAAATAGCACCCCATGCAAATGATCAATTTCATGGAGGATCGCTCTTGCCAGGAAACCCTCAGCCTCCAGGGTAAAAAATTTCCCTTTGCGGTCCTGCGCCTTTATTTTGACATATTCAGGCCTTGTAACTTCACCATATAACCCTGGAAAACTCAAGCACCCCTCAGGGCCTGTCTGCTCCCCATCCGTTTCAAGAATTTCCGGATTGATCATTTCAATTGTTCCAAACTCATCATCTATATCAACAATGGCAATTTGCAGTTTTTGCCCAATTTGCGGAGCAGCGAGCCCGACACCATCGAATTCAAGCATCGTATCATACATATCATTTAACAATTTGCCAAGCTTCTTATCAAAGACTTTAACTGGTTCGCATTCTGCCTCCAGAATTTCAGCCGGATAAGTAACAATTTTTTTTACCGCCAAAACATTTCCTCCATTTTTATCTATTTTCAACCAATTTGGGTTTATTCATAACCAGAAAAGCACAAGCTCCTTAGTGCACTTCTTCTAAAAGCTGACTCTTTTAGAAACTACATTAAAATATATGGATTCAGGTCAATTGAGACGGTTAGGCCACCGGCAGAAATTTCCTGCTGGTAATTATCCAGAATCTTTTTCAGCGTCTGGCCTAGTTCCGGCTCCCGCTTGTATTTTATCAGACATTGATACCGATATCTATTATTGATCCGCGGTATCGGGGAGGCAACCGGACCAAGAACAATGCTCTCTGCAGATAATTTTGACTGAATGTACTGCGTGATCTTCTCGGTTACCGAAACAGCCTTCATTAATTCCTCGTGGCTGACGGTGACAAGGGAGATATAGAAGAAAGGAGGATATCTATGGATTTTGCGGACCATCATTTCTCTATCATAAAATTTATCGTAATCCTGCTCCCCCGCAAGCTCAATACTATAATGTTCAGGAGTGTAGGTCTGGATGATTACCTCCCCTTCTAATTCATGCCTCCCGGCTCGCCCGCTTACCTGTGTCAGCAGCTGAAAGGTTTTTTCAGAAGAGCGGAAATCAGGCAAGTGCAGCATGGTGTCTGCCGAGAGTACGCCCACTAAAGTAATATTGGGGAAATCAAGGCCTTTAGCAATCATCTGGGTCCCAAGAAGAATATCTGCATGTCCTTCCTGGAATTGATCGAGGAGCTTTTCATGTGCACCCTTTCTGCTGGTGGTGTCGACATCCATCCGGATTACCTTCGCTTCCGGCAGAATCTTTGCCAATTCCTCTTCCACTTTCTGCGTACCGGTCCCAAAATAGCGGATATGCTCACTTTCACATTCCGGGCATGCATTCGGCACCGATGCCTCATATCCGCAGTAATGGCATTTCATCTGCTGGTTATAACGATGATATGTCAAAGATATATCACAATGCGGACAATTTATAACATATCCGCAGTCCCTGCACATAACAAATGAGGAGTGCCCTCTTTTATTTAAAAATAATACGATCTGCTCTTTTTTTACAAGACGGTCTTTTATTTTTTCAAGGAGCTTCCTTGAGAACATAGACCGGTTACCTTCTCTCAGCTCTTCCCGCATATCGATGATATCAACGGCAGGGAGAGCCTGATTGTTCATTCTGTTTTCGAGAGTGAGCAGATGGTAAACTCCTTTTTGTGCCCGCGCGAAAGACTCCAATGAGGGAGTTGCACTGCCGAGCACCACAGGACATTTATGATTTTCCGCTCTTTTGATGGCAACGTCCCTTGCATGGTATCTTGGGTTTTCTTCCTGCTTATAGCTGGTTTCGTGCTCTTCATCAATTATAATAATTCCGAGATTTTCAAAGGGGGCAAAGATCGCCGACCGGGCTCCTACAACAACCTTGACTTCCTTACGCTGAATCTTTCTCCATTCATCATACTTTTCTCCAGCTGAAAGGCCGCTGTGCATAACCGCAACCTGATCGCCAAACCTTCCTTTAAAGCGTTTGACCATCTGCGGAGTTAAGGAAATCTCAGGAACAAGGACAATGGCTTCTTTGCCATCCTCAAGAACCCGCTGGATGGATTGCAGATAAACCTCCGTTTTTCCGCTTCCTGTTACTCCATAGAGCAAAAAGGTTTCATGCCTGTTATCTCCAATGGAATCAAGGATGGGGATAATGGCTTTTCTTTGTCCATCAGTCAAAGAGAGCGGTTCGGTTCTTTCGAATTCACGGTCTCCAAAAGGATTGCGGTAAATTTCCACGTCCTTCTGGCCAAGCAGCCTTTTTTGCAAAAGCCCTTTTAACGTAGAAGAGGTGATTCCAAGCAAGGAAAATAACTCTTTCTGATCGACCGGCCCTTCCTCCTGAAGAAAATACTCCAGCACTTCCTTTTGCTTAGTTGCATTGCCAGGAAGGTTTTGAAGGTAATCAGCAAGCTCTTTAGGGGGAGAGGCAGCAAACACCTGCTTGACCTTTTTCTTTTTCACCCGTTCTTTTACCTGGTAAATTATTTCGATATTTCCATTGGATGCTTCCTTCTGAAGAAGCGGCAAAGCACCGCCCTTTACTGCATCATCCCAGGTAATTTCTTCAGCATTCTGAAAGAGTGTACATACTTTTTCAGGGAGCAGCTTACGATCTGCATTTTCCGCCATGACAAGCTTCTTTTCATATTTTGCCTTCAATGCTGCAGGCAGCATAGCCTGAAAGGCTGAAATTTTGTAGCATAATGTTTTTTCTGTCAGCCATTCACCAAGGATTAAAAGCTCCTGATTAAGGACTGGATTTAAATCCATCGGCTCTAAAATGGATTTTAACTGCTGAAAATCCGACTCTGCTTTTATTCCTGTAACAAACCCCTGTATTTTCCTCGGCCCAAATGGAACAACCACCCTCATCCCGGGGAAAATGACACCTTTCAGATGAGAGGGTATTTTATAGTCAAACGCCCGGTCAGTCTGTTTGGCAGGAACATCGACAATTACACTGGCTATATTCATTCATGCTCATCCTTTAGAAGCTTGGAGGCTTCTTCAAGAATTTTTTCGGCAACATCTTTTTTAGACATTAGCGGAAGTTTTTCCGATGATCCATCCTTTTTAAATAATGTAACAATATTAGTGTCAGTTCCAAAGCCAGCACCTTCTGCTGTTACATTATTGGCAACGATCATATCGGCGTTTTTCTTCATTAGCTTGCCCTTAGCATACTCTTCGACCTGTTCGGTTTCAGCCGCAAATCCTATCAGGATTTGCTTCTCCTTTTTTTGTCCCAGCTCGAACAATATATCCTTTGTTCTTTCAAGCTCCAATACTTCATTCCCGGGCTTTTTCTTCATTTTTTGCGCAGAAGTCACCTTTGGACGATAATCGGAGACTGCAGCGGTCTTTATGACAACATCGGCATGGCCAAATTCATTTATTGCCGCATGGTACATTTCTTCAGCAGATTCCACCTTTATCAGTTTTAAGCCGGCAGGCGCATTAATTGAAACCGGGCCGGATATTAATACAACTTCAGCACCTGCAGAGACGGCAGCTTCCGCTATTGCATAGCCCATTTTCCCCGTAGAATGGTTCGTAATATAACGGACAGGATCAATTTTTTCCCTCGTTGGGCCTGCAGTTATAACCACTTTCCGGCCAGTAAGCTCCAATCTGGAAGGCTTGAAAAACTCACTAATTGTTTCTGTAATTTTCTCAGGCTCTTCAAGCCTGCCTTTTCCAACATAGCCGCATGCAAGATACCCTTCTGAAGGCTCTATGAATCTGCAGCCAAAACCATATAAGGTTTCAATGTTTTTTTGGACAGCGGGATGGCTGTACATATGCACATTCATTGCAGGTGCAACCCAGATCGGTGATGATGCAGCCAAAAGGGTTGTTGTGATCATATTATCTGCAATTCCATTGGCAAGCTTCCCGATTATATTTGCTGTAGCCGGAGCAACAAGAATTAAATCGGCCCAATCAGCCAGGTCGATGTGAGCAATAACCTTTGAGTCTTTTTCATCAAAAGTGTCGGTGTAAACATCATGTCTTGAAAGGGCCTGAAAAGTTAATGGTGCAACAAAATTAGCAGCCGATTCACTTAGGATAACTTTCACCTGCGCCCCGGCCTGTGTCAGTTTGCTTGTTAAGGCTGCAGCCTTATAAACAGCAATTCCTCCGGTTACACATAATAATATCTTCTTTCCAGTCAGCATTATATGACCCCACCAATCTCAAAAATAATTCTTCTCTATGAAAACGGCCTGGCTATCTATTTCTATACAAAGCCTGGCCATT
This region includes:
- the pknB gene encoding Stk1 family PASTA domain-containing Ser/Thr kinase, whose protein sequence is MIKGKRLSGRYKIIDMIGGGGMANVYLAHDMILDRDVAVKVLRMDFAEDEEFIRRFHREAQSATSLAHPNIVNIYDVGEEDTIYYIVMEYVDGQTLKQYIQQNSPIRIDDALEILKQLTSAISHAHQNHIIHRDIKPHNILIDRHGNVKITDFGIAMALSATSITQTNSVLGSVHYLSPEQARGGMANRKSDIYSLGIVMFELLTGRLPFSGESAVSIALKHLQSETPSLKRWNPSIPQSVENIVLKATAKDPFHRYDTVEEMEEDIRTALEPERLHEKKFIVPIDDDATKAIPVITDDRPYQSMDETLVHAKDPKGDTQPVAKPLPEKKKKEKKKKKKWPIILVSVFLFLIVTGILAITVFPDLMEPKDVQVPDVSGKEVEDAVAELIAAGFTVRDTKPISDPEVEEGLVVKTDPKAGRTVKEGTSIDIYESSGKEKFELADYQGRQYDDVVRLLESKNFKSIEKNEETDDSEPAGTILDQNLSEGDLVVPEDTELIFTVSKGPAPIALKDLRGYNEKGLQEYEESSGLKVEYGEEEYHEEVPEGLVIKQDPAAGTNLTRGQKVTVVLSKGKKELLPKTENIEISVPYEPAAEGEPNEVQIFIKDMNNTGSEPMHTELIYEDVVIPIDLTIAPGQNATYKVLRDGQVFEEKEIPYPDEES
- a CDS encoding Stp1/IreP family PP2C-type Ser/Thr phosphatase, with the protein product MKAVFMTDRGKVRQHNEDNGGIYVNSSGQRLAIVADGMGGHRAGDVASEMTLTSLKGFWDQTDDFQTADEAEGWLQKHIAEVNTILYEHSKVNEQCEGMGTTVVAAICTDRFATIANIGDSRCYILNESGFQQLTEDHSLVNELVRSGQITKEDAEHHPRKNVLLRALGTEAAVEMDVKTITFEEGDLLLLCSDGLSNKVAVAEMSEILKNGGTLEDKASVLIEKANDNGGEDNITLVIAEYYESNESGMISDD
- the rlmN gene encoding 23S rRNA (adenine(2503)-C(2))-methyltransferase RlmN; this translates as MEQKAAEKITAAEQKPSIYTLQLHELKEWLKENNEKAFRAEQIFDWLYTKRVTSFEDMTNLSKGLRDTLSASFSLTTLKTIIQQESADGTIKFLFELHDGYSIETVLMRHDYGNSVCVTTQVGCRIGCTFCASTLGGLKRNLEAGEIVAQVVKVQQALDETDERVSSVVIMGIGEPFDNYDSMLSFLKIINHDKGLNIGARHITVSTSGIIPKIYKFADENMQINFAISLHAPNTEIRSRLMPINRAYKLPDLMDSIRYYINKTGRRVSFEYGLFGGVNDQVEHAEELAKLIKNVKCHVNLIPVNYVPERDYVRTPKDQIFAFEKTLKNHGINVTIRREHGHDIDAACGQLRAKERKEETR
- the rsmB gene encoding 16S rRNA (cytosine(967)-C(5))-methyltransferase RsmB, translating into MKKLQTKNVRETAMELLESIEKNQSYSNLLLNNAIKKNEIDQKDIGLLTELTYGTLQRRMTLDFYLKPFLAGNKKIESWVNQLLRLTLYQMVYLDKIPDRAVIYEAVEIAKRRGHKGISGMVNGVLRNIQRKGLPDPEQIEDRVKRLSIETSHPEWLVKRWDDQLGFEETKKMCEINLTAPLQTARVNEVKASREECLSLLQEEGFEVEPSPFIPAAIKCLRGNLANSRVFKDGLITIQDESSMLAAYAIGGNPNEKILDACAAPGGKTTHIAEKLQNTGQVISLDLHEHKVRLINDNADRLGLTNIKTNALDSRKVQEHYEKESFDRILLDAPCSGLGVMRRKPDMKYTKKEEDLYHLHKIQRSLLDAVSPLLKKGGILVYSTCTVDKEENQHVVHAFLEDNAEFEGDLSVQERMPYAIAPLIDGFELQILPQDIGSDGFYIACLRKKVQ
- the fmt gene encoding methionyl-tRNA formyltransferase, whose amino-acid sequence is MTKIVFMGTPDFSVPVLKQIIEDGYEVIGVVTQPDRPVGRKKVLTPPPVKVEAEKQGIPVYQPEKIRQPEELEKVLALKPDLVVTAAFGQILPKELLDAPMFGCINVHASLLPELRGGAPIHYSILQGKEKTGITIMYMAEKLDAGDILTQVEVPITETDTVGTLHDKLSEAGSKLLSETLPKLLNGELNPIRQNEEEATFAYNIKREQEKIDWSKTGEEIYNHIRGLNPWPVAYTTFDGKVVKIWNSKKVKQAKSEEPGTIIRLEEDGIVVAAGNDTAVKITELQPSGKKKMPAEQFLRGAGSNLTAGGRLGDIE
- the def gene encoding peptide deformylase — translated: MAVKKIVTYPAEILEAECEPVKVFDKKLGKLLNDMYDTMLEFDGVGLAAPQIGQKLQIAIVDIDDEFGTIEMINPEILETDGEQTGPEGCLSFPGLYGEVTRPEYVKIKAQDRKGKFFTLEAEGFLARAILHEIDHLHGVLFTSKVTRYLNEEELEGLEAE
- the priA gene encoding primosomal protein N', giving the protein MNIASVIVDVPAKQTDRAFDYKIPSHLKGVIFPGMRVVVPFGPRKIQGFVTGIKAESDFQQLKSILEPMDLNPVLNQELLILGEWLTEKTLCYKISAFQAMLPAALKAKYEKKLVMAENADRKLLPEKVCTLFQNAEEITWDDAVKGGALPLLQKEASNGNIEIIYQVKERVKKKKVKQVFAASPPKELADYLQNLPGNATKQKEVLEYFLQEEGPVDQKELFSLLGITSSTLKGLLQKRLLGQKDVEIYRNPFGDREFERTEPLSLTDGQRKAIIPILDSIGDNRHETFLLYGVTGSGKTEVYLQSIQRVLEDGKEAIVLVPEISLTPQMVKRFKGRFGDQVAVMHSGLSAGEKYDEWRKIQRKEVKVVVGARSAIFAPFENLGIIIIDEEHETSYKQEENPRYHARDVAIKRAENHKCPVVLGSATPSLESFARAQKGVYHLLTLENRMNNQALPAVDIIDMREELREGNRSMFSRKLLEKIKDRLVKKEQIVLFLNKRGHSSFVMCRDCGYVINCPHCDISLTYHRYNQQMKCHYCGYEASVPNACPECESEHIRYFGTGTQKVEEELAKILPEAKVIRMDVDTTSRKGAHEKLLDQFQEGHADILLGTQMIAKGLDFPNITLVGVLSADTMLHLPDFRSSEKTFQLLTQVSGRAGRHELEGEVIIQTYTPEHYSIELAGEQDYDKFYDREMMVRKIHRYPPFFYISLVTVSHEELMKAVSVTEKITQYIQSKLSAESIVLGPVASPIPRINNRYRYQCLIKYKREPELGQTLKKILDNYQQEISAGGLTVSIDLNPYILM
- the coaBC gene encoding bifunctional phosphopantothenoylcysteine decarboxylase/phosphopantothenate--cysteine ligase CoaBC, whose amino-acid sequence is MLTGKKILLCVTGGIAVYKAAALTSKLTQAGAQVKVILSESAANFVAPLTFQALSRHDVYTDTFDEKDSKVIAHIDLADWADLILVAPATANIIGKLANGIADNMITTTLLAASSPIWVAPAMNVHMYSHPAVQKNIETLYGFGCRFIEPSEGYLACGYVGKGRLEEPEKITETISEFFKPSRLELTGRKVVITAGPTREKIDPVRYITNHSTGKMGYAIAEAAVSAGAEVVLISGPVSINAPAGLKLIKVESAEEMYHAAINEFGHADVVIKTAAVSDYRPKVTSAQKMKKKPGNEVLELERTKDILFELGQKKEKQILIGFAAETEQVEEYAKGKLMKKNADMIVANNVTAEGAGFGTDTNIVTLFKKDGSSEKLPLMSKKDVAEKILEEASKLLKDEHE